Proteins encoded in a region of the Xylocopa sonorina isolate GNS202 chromosome 11, iyXylSono1_principal, whole genome shotgun sequence genome:
- the LOC143428781 gene encoding LOW QUALITY PROTEIN: uncharacterized protein LOC143428781 (The sequence of the model RefSeq protein was modified relative to this genomic sequence to represent the inferred CDS: substituted 1 base at 1 genomic stop codon), whose translation MKMLPAIHSHLSHKTVHNANLPDESRGKIGFVFVSXQKDFALRKMLLQVENMKEIVTFLIVAGLSIAASQEYGGGHALFVRTLPATAHSRTQRAAPVSIADVMAQNILEWIQGIYRQGARKPRQQSDPPGYLPPYSTQRPPERPRPFQAPSTGQQPSYTPTSQNEVTNYPYQRPSSGFSSSSSSSQFGQSSTVQPPSFSTQKLTLFLSTLPPNNQLPYGSPSYDSRPTVAPSYSNSASSVFPPYSSTLRPSTTGQISGGVSTNYGSYGSPPAVSTIPTPSGFSTTYGYMTERPSPTYVPSVKGPASAGYPPATYDYSSGRPSSPFPSTPGYTPSQGTVEEVSGPSIIETSSGVTESAEEGSSGTGTNTMIFEDDLKHPPHIHALDVQCSKTMMIIHIEFNRVFDGVIYSKGFFTNPECRYVEQNSGQTKYSFTVSLNSCGTQFINDFAGEAGQAYLENVLVLQNEPGIQEIWDTVRRVRCLWEGNINKALTVNFAVDMLNQEIVTFSGDTAVAKLDIQVGRGPFAPAANGLVKIGETMTLVVTVEGDPAFDLQVRDCLARDESSINKIQLTDKRGCILKPKLFGAFQKTNNTGNTGASIIAYAYFQAFKFPDVMDLFIECNVELCKTDCEPCSEANQQIEPGRRRRSVIQTPLNRPSNGSAVLLSDPVRVTRGFRVVMVDDLSKASNQVLEQLETTAVEEIEKSTMNVCITYTSFYTVTSFLLTTVLITTISAVVLYVKLQQVYRSKSIYS comes from the exons GAAAATGTTATTGCAGGTGGAAAACATGAAGGAAATCGTGACGTTCCTAATTGTAGCTGGCCTGAGCATTGCTGCGAGCCAAGAATATGGAGGTGGACATGCCTTGTTCGTCAGGACGCTACCTGCAACTG CCCACTCGAGAACCCAGCGAGCTGCTCCAGTCTCGATTGCAGACGTGATGGCCCAGAATATCCTAGAGTGGATTCAGGGGATCTACCGGCAGGGTGCACGTAAAC CTCGTCAGCAGTCAGACCCTCCAGGATACCTACCACCGTACAGCACTCAAAGACCACCGGAAAGACCGAGGCCTTTCCAAGCTCCATCAACCGGCCAACAGCCAAGCTACACACCCACTAGCCAGAACGAGGTGACAAACTATCCCTACCAAAGACCATCGTCGGGTTTCTCATCATCGAGTAGCAGTTCACAATTCGGTCAGTCTTCAACCGTTCAACCACCATCGTTTTCAACTCAGAAACTAACTTTATTTCTTTCAACTCTTCCGCCAAACAACCAATTACCCTATGGGTCACCTTCTTACGACTCTCGTCCCACTGTAGCACCGTCCTATTCCAATTCTGCTTCTTCCGTTTTCCCACCATATAGCTCGACACTCCGTCCATCCACCACCGGACAGATTTCCGGCGGAGTCTCGACTAACTATGGTAGTTATGGTAGTCCTCCCGCTGTAAGCACAATTCCTACACCCAGCGGATTCTCGACTACTTACGGTTATATGACTGAAAGACCAAGTCCTACTTATGTTCCATCGGTGAAAGGACCCGCTTCCGCCGGATATCCTCCAGCTACATATGATTACTCATCTGGAAGGCCCAGCTCTCCTTTTCCTTCTACACCTGGCTATACCCCTTCGCAGGGCACCGTCGAAGAAGTCAGCGGACCTAGTATCATTGAAACATCATCCGGGGTTACTGAGTCAGCTGAAGAAG gCTCTTCTGGAACGGGTACTAATACCATGATATTTGAAGACGATTTGAAACACCCTCCACATATTCATGCCCTTGATGTTCAATGCAGCAAAACTATGATGATTATCCACATCGAATTCAATCGTGTCTTCGATGGAGTTATTTATTCGAAA GGTTTCTTTACGAATCCAGAATGTAGGTACGTCGAACAAAATTCCGGACAGACAAAGTACTCGTTTACAGTGAGTTTGAACTCTTGTGGTACTCAATTCATCAATGACTTCGCGGGTGAAGCCGGCCAAGCGTACTTGGAAAACGTGTTGGTACTGCAG AACGAACCGGGTATACAAGAAATTTGGGATACGGTGCGCAGGGTACGTTGCCTCTGGGAAGGAAATATTAATAAAGCTTTGACGGTTAACTTCGCTGTAGATATGTTAAATCAAGAGATAGTAACGTTCAGTGGCGATACGGCGGTCGCTAAGTTAGACATACAAGTAGGAAGAGGACCATTCGCACCTGCCGCCAATGGACTTGTCAAAATTGGAGAGACCATGACCCTAGTTGTGACCGTGGAAGGAGATCCTGCTTTTGATCTTCAG GTTCGCGACTGTCTTGCTCGTGATGAATCCTCAATTAATAAGATACAGTTAACAGATAAAAGAGGATGCATATTAAAACCAAAATTATTCGGAGCATTTCAAAAGACGAACAATACAGGAAATACGGGGGCATCGATTATCGCTTATGCCTATTTCCAGGCCTTCAAATTCCCCGACGTGATGGATCTGTTCATTGAATGCAATGTGGAACTTTGCAAAACCGATTGCGAACCATGCTCAGAAGCGAATCAG CAAATTGAACCTGGTAGGCGACGAAGATCAGTAATACAAACACCATTAAACAGGCCATCAAACGGCTCAGCAGTACTACTCTCTGATCCGGTGCGAGTCACTCGTGGTTTCAGAGTGGTTATGGTTGATGATTTAAGCAAAGCTAGCAATCAGGTCTTGGAACAGCTCGAAACAACCGCAGTCGAAGAAATTGAAAAAAGCACGATGAACGTTTGCATAACATACACTAGTTTTTATACTGTGACCTCATTCTTACTAACTACCGTCCTCATCACCACTATCAGCGCGGTTGTACTTTATGTAAAGCTACAACAAGTATACAGATCGAAATCCATTTATTCGTAG